A window of the Candidatus Krumholzibacteriia bacterium genome harbors these coding sequences:
- a CDS encoding TonB-dependent receptor encodes MFPRDRRGAIIVATIVSLLGLASNVAAQTGTVTGKIVDKDGKPLAYANVILVGTTLGAMSLSDGKFTIVGVPAGTYTLRAMMMGYKNNEKPNVTINAGQAESLTFSMEQTIVAQTQVIEVRGERPMVEVTESKVTASVDEQQLQTMPVDDVLEAVGLKAGIVKTGDDMHVRGGRSNEVQVQIDGVPVSDPLGGGSVDVGMLGTSGSEIVSGGMDAEYGDAQSAVINIATKEGGAAFGGEFRYFTDDFGRQDKTYTNFDRMSLGFGGPTWWKNLRYYVSGEATWSDTENTTIEPRPEHKITDWFKFRQRQSSSYNMQGKLTYKMSRMKVDGEAIYSESRFDNYYNNWNVDGYVGKIWRFQGLAYSVPPEPGQVEIMEFTTIRTINHGPWAEIKDTATRERQLNIRPIIVQDLVRRDDGTQEIITYTNFRAADLRVGNNVATVVWDEAIRATDGTILNYKSWSLFDGYQRQWSDFQPYITDPDGADSSYVQFNSATNTPETLSKNLQLKMGFSHNITSKLLYTLKFSRLDLQTESSVLDANGNLKAPEEFSTAGLPVTLPDGSYISSGVTVPAWYTDDNSPYFVTAYDYPFYTDQRSLQYLFRGDVTSEQFKGHRIRTGLQLIYNDLRDDERVFPAQQRENPETGITQQGLNVNIYENFNYEGAVYMQDKWEYEGMVVNAGLRYEFFDVGNNAEILISNADIDPNVEEFKSNLSPRLGVAFPITDRDKFFFHYGRFTQWPSRVYLFRTQDPVGSTGTLGNPNLQPELTVSYQAGISHQFTDDIAGNFVVFNKDIYGLISSTQVTDDSTGIQSFRFINRTYASSRGLEISLEKRLTRRLGFEVYYTYSFADGVASDADFGRSAQGLTHLPTEEYPLDWDQRHTFNVTLRLQDRNKWGVTAIYSYGSGLPWTPVDRFARLADPTLENSLRLEPTHKLSLQGRKLFNVYGRELTLFFEGRNLLDEDVLLPGGTSPGAFPGMEAAGMDQGSYLTETGQYGGAFLQDINDDGLDEFNPVFDPTIWETHRLWRLGLGFEF; translated from the coding sequence TCCCGGCGGGAACCTACACCCTGCGGGCCATGATGATGGGTTACAAGAACAACGAGAAGCCGAACGTTACCATCAATGCCGGGCAGGCGGAGTCCCTCACGTTCTCGATGGAGCAGACCATCGTGGCGCAGACGCAGGTCATCGAGGTCCGCGGCGAACGGCCCATGGTGGAGGTGACCGAGTCCAAGGTCACCGCGTCGGTAGACGAGCAGCAGCTGCAGACCATGCCGGTGGACGACGTGCTCGAAGCCGTCGGTCTCAAGGCGGGTATCGTCAAGACCGGCGATGACATGCATGTTCGCGGCGGCCGCAGCAACGAGGTCCAGGTCCAGATCGACGGTGTTCCCGTGTCCGACCCGCTGGGTGGCGGCTCGGTGGACGTCGGCATGCTGGGAACCTCGGGCTCGGAAATCGTCTCGGGCGGTATGGATGCCGAGTATGGCGACGCGCAGTCCGCGGTGATCAACATCGCCACCAAGGAAGGCGGCGCCGCGTTCGGTGGCGAGTTCCGCTACTTCACCGACGATTTCGGCCGCCAGGACAAGACCTACACCAACTTCGACCGCATGAGCCTCGGTTTCGGCGGTCCCACCTGGTGGAAGAATCTGCGCTACTACGTCTCCGGCGAAGCGACGTGGAGTGACACGGAGAACACCACCATCGAGCCGCGGCCGGAACACAAGATCACCGACTGGTTCAAGTTCCGCCAGCGCCAGTCATCGTCCTACAACATGCAGGGCAAGCTCACCTACAAGATGTCGCGCATGAAGGTGGACGGCGAAGCCATCTACTCAGAGTCGCGTTTTGACAATTATTATAACAACTGGAACGTCGACGGTTACGTGGGTAAGATCTGGCGCTTCCAGGGGCTGGCCTATTCGGTCCCGCCCGAGCCGGGCCAGGTGGAGATCATGGAGTTCACCACCATCCGGACCATCAACCATGGCCCGTGGGCCGAAATCAAGGACACCGCCACGCGCGAACGGCAGCTCAACATCCGGCCGATCATCGTGCAGGACCTCGTGCGCCGCGATGACGGTACGCAGGAGATCATCACCTACACGAATTTCCGCGCGGCGGACCTTCGCGTGGGTAACAATGTGGCCACCGTGGTGTGGGACGAAGCCATTCGGGCCACCGACGGAACCATCCTCAATTACAAGTCGTGGTCGCTGTTCGACGGCTACCAGCGGCAGTGGAGCGATTTCCAGCCGTATATCACCGACCCGGACGGCGCTGACTCATCGTACGTCCAGTTCAACTCGGCTACCAACACGCCGGAGACGCTGTCCAAGAACCTTCAGCTCAAGATGGGGTTCAGTCACAACATCACCAGCAAGTTGCTCTACACGCTCAAGTTCAGCCGCCTGGACCTGCAGACGGAGAGTTCGGTGCTGGATGCCAACGGCAACCTCAAGGCGCCCGAGGAGTTTTCCACCGCGGGACTTCCGGTGACGCTTCCCGACGGCAGCTACATCAGCTCGGGCGTTACGGTGCCGGCGTGGTACACCGACGACAATTCCCCGTATTTCGTCACCGCCTACGACTACCCGTTCTACACGGACCAGCGGTCACTCCAGTACCTGTTCCGCGGCGACGTCACCTCGGAGCAGTTCAAGGGGCACCGCATCCGTACGGGGCTGCAGCTCATCTACAACGACCTGCGCGACGATGAGCGCGTGTTCCCGGCCCAGCAGCGTGAAAACCCGGAGACGGGGATCACGCAGCAGGGACTGAACGTGAACATCTACGAGAACTTCAATTATGAAGGCGCCGTGTACATGCAGGACAAGTGGGAGTACGAGGGCATGGTGGTGAACGCAGGGTTGCGTTACGAGTTCTTCGACGTGGGAAACAACGCCGAGATTCTGATCTCGAACGCTGACATCGACCCCAACGTGGAGGAGTTCAAGTCGAACCTCTCTCCGCGCCTGGGTGTGGCGTTTCCGATCACCGACCGTGACAAGTTCTTCTTTCACTACGGGCGTTTCACCCAGTGGCCGAGCCGCGTGTACCTGTTCCGGACGCAGGATCCGGTGGGATCCACCGGCACCCTGGGCAATCCCAACCTGCAGCCCGAGTTGACGGTGAGCTACCAGGCGGGCATTTCGCACCAGTTCACCGACGACATCGCCGGCAACTTCGTGGTGTTCAACAAGGACATCTACGGACTCATCTCCTCGACGCAGGTGACGGACGATTCCACGGGTATTCAGTCCTTCCGCTTCATCAACCGCACCTACGCCAGTTCACGTGGCCTGGAGATCTCGCTGGAGAAGCGGCTCACTCGGCGGCTCGGCTTCGAGGTGTACTACACGTACTCCTTCGCCGATGGCGTGGCGAGCGACGCGGACTTCGGCCGTTCCGCGCAGGGCCTGACCCATCTGCCCACCGAGGAGTACCCGCTGGACTGGGACCAGCGCCACACCTTCAACGTGACGCTGCGCCTGCAGGACCGCAACAAGTGGGGCGTGACCGCGATCTACTCCTACGGTTCGGGTCTGCCGTGGACGCCGGTGGACCGGTTTGCACGGCTCGCGGATCCGACGCTGGAAAACTCCCTGCGGCTGGAACCGACCCACAAGCTGAGCCTGCAGGGCCGCAAGCTGTTCAACGTGTATGGACGTGAATTGACGCTCTTCTTCGAGGGCCGCAACCTGCTCGACGAGGACGTGCTGTTGCCGGGCGGAACGTCGCCGGGAGCCTTCCCCGGGATGGAAGCAGCCGGTATGGACCAGGGCTCCTACCTGACCGAGACGGGCCAGTACGGTGGCGCGTTCCTGCAGGACATCAACGACGATGGGTTGGATGAATTCAATCCCGTGTTCGACCCGACCATCTGGGAGACCCACCGCCTGTGGCGCCTGGGTCTCGGATTCGAGTTCTAA
- a CDS encoding PorV/PorQ family protein has product MRSRITQGIAVAMMAVLIPVQSFATEPFAKVGTYALPFLKIGVSARATGMGGAFTAISNDATATYWNPAGLVDLTRTDVSLSYTWWPADVALNYAAGAFTMPFVPGTWGVSARALTMDPQVVRTIYLPEGTGQTFDAGDMSFGLSYAKFFTDKFSSGATVHYIHSGLAEKSVNSFAFDFGLVYRIGLWGMRLGMMIQSLGAEVNYDDRSSKLPTQFKVSMAATPYSQGVNSLQGVFEFAHPSDNTETINMGAEYGFNQFFFLRGGYNFNADSEGLSAGLGLRIDTSQTSDLNFDYAWTDLGYLGQVNRISLGFSY; this is encoded by the coding sequence GTGAGATCACGGATCACACAGGGAATCGCGGTAGCGATGATGGCAGTGCTGATCCCGGTGCAGTCGTTCGCGACGGAACCGTTCGCAAAGGTCGGCACGTATGCCCTGCCGTTCCTGAAGATCGGCGTGTCGGCGCGCGCAACCGGTATGGGCGGAGCCTTCACGGCGATTTCCAATGACGCCACGGCGACGTACTGGAACCCGGCGGGTCTGGTGGACCTGACGCGGACCGACGTGTCGCTGTCCTACACCTGGTGGCCGGCCGATGTCGCGCTCAACTACGCGGCGGGGGCGTTCACGATGCCCTTTGTGCCGGGAACGTGGGGTGTGAGCGCGCGAGCGCTCACCATGGACCCGCAGGTGGTTCGCACCATCTACCTGCCGGAGGGAACCGGGCAGACGTTCGACGCGGGCGACATGTCGTTTGGCCTGTCGTACGCCAAGTTCTTCACCGACAAGTTCTCGTCGGGGGCAACGGTTCACTACATCCACTCGGGGCTGGCGGAGAAGAGCGTCAATTCGTTTGCGTTCGACTTTGGCCTCGTCTATCGCATCGGGCTGTGGGGCATGCGCCTGGGCATGATGATCCAGAGCCTGGGCGCGGAGGTTAACTACGACGACCGGTCGTCCAAGTTGCCGACACAGTTCAAGGTGTCGATGGCGGCCACGCCGTACTCGCAGGGCGTGAACAGCCTGCAGGGCGTGTTCGAGTTCGCCCACCCGTCGGACAACACGGAGACCATCAACATGGGAGCGGAGTACGGATTCAACCAGTTCTTCTTCCTGCGCGGTGGCTACAACTTCAACGCCGACAGCGAGGGGCTCTCCGCCGGGCTGGGCCTGCGCATCGACACGAGCCAGACCTCCGACCTCAATTTCGACTACGCCTGGACCGACCTCGGTTACCTGGGCCAGGTCAACCGGATCAGTCTCGGCTTCAGCTACTAG